The following are from one region of the Rhodopirellula sp. P2 genome:
- a CDS encoding ABC transporter permease: MTYFGFVLKSLWRRPLRTGLTLMALATAIGSVMALSGVAEGFTESFRGVYESHRVDVVVSRQGSADRLSSSLEETYVAQVTAVEGVASAAGVLLETLSAEDQQVYGIPAMGMRTESWLFNDYEMRSPDSVASENSEVKGQVYLGENLAGRLDCQPGAILNLFDEPFLVAGVFQSGSVWENGSMIVPLDQLQDLAGRDGQITYINVVLDESIQAADVGQVVDRIRAVDVKLLPLATDEFVRSDTRMQLAGAMAWMTSTIALLVGAIGTLNTMMTSVLERTGEIGILRAIGWPAKRIAGVILCESVMLALMATVLGGLGASVLLQVLANSEATGGLLQPTIASGVWVRGLVVGLGIGVLGASLPVWRASQMRPADALRHQG, encoded by the coding sequence TTGACTTACTTCGGTTTCGTACTGAAAAGCCTGTGGCGGCGACCGCTGCGCACGGGGCTGACGCTGATGGCCTTGGCCACCGCGATTGGTTCCGTGATGGCTTTGTCGGGCGTGGCCGAAGGGTTCACGGAGTCATTCCGAGGTGTGTATGAATCGCATCGAGTCGATGTGGTTGTTTCACGCCAGGGTTCCGCGGATCGCTTGAGCAGTTCGCTGGAAGAAACCTATGTCGCGCAGGTGACCGCGGTCGAAGGCGTCGCCAGTGCGGCGGGAGTTTTGTTGGAAACCTTGTCGGCGGAAGATCAGCAGGTTTACGGAATTCCAGCGATGGGAATGCGAACGGAATCGTGGTTGTTCAATGACTACGAGATGCGATCGCCCGACTCAGTGGCGTCTGAGAATTCAGAGGTGAAGGGGCAGGTTTATTTGGGCGAGAACCTGGCGGGACGATTGGATTGTCAGCCGGGCGCGATTTTGAATCTGTTCGATGAACCGTTTCTCGTCGCGGGAGTCTTTCAAAGTGGAAGCGTTTGGGAAAATGGTTCGATGATCGTGCCCTTGGACCAGCTTCAGGATTTGGCGGGGCGTGACGGGCAAATCACGTACATCAACGTGGTGCTGGACGAGTCGATTCAAGCGGCTGACGTGGGTCAGGTGGTGGATCGAATCAGAGCGGTGGATGTCAAGCTTCTGCCCTTGGCGACGGATGAGTTTGTGAGGTCGGATACCCGGATGCAGTTGGCCGGCGCGATGGCTTGGATGACATCGACGATCGCGTTGTTGGTGGGAGCGATTGGAACGCTCAACACGATGATGACCAGTGTTCTCGAAAGGACCGGCGAGATTGGGATTTTGCGAGCGATCGGTTGGCCAGCCAAGCGAATTGCGGGGGTGATCCTTTGCGAATCGGTGATGCTCGCGTTGATGGCGACGGTTTTGGGCGGACTCGGTGCGAGCGTGTTGCTGCAGGTGTTGGCAAACAGCGAAGCAACGGGTGGATTGCTGCAGCCGACGATCGCGAGTGGGGTCTGGGTGCGAGGGCTCGTCGTGGGGTTAGGGATTGGTGTATTGGGCGCGTCATTGCCCGTTTGGCGTGCGTCACAGATGCGCCCTGCGGATGCCCTTCGCCACCAGGGATGA